In Verrucomicrobiota bacterium, the DNA window CGCCGGTTTCCATGTGCCATTCCAGATGCCGTGCAGATTGGGCAGCAGTTCACCGGCGCTGCATATAAACATGTACCGGCCCGCATCATACATCTTCTCCATTAATGCGGCGGGCAGACGGCCTTCCTGTTTGGCGATTTCCAACAAGGTTTCCGTCGTCAAAGTACGCTCGGCACCGCCGCCAATATCCAAGGTAACCCGATTGAAGAGTTCACCGTGCAACTTTGCATGGGGCGCGAACAGCCGGGCATAATCATCCCGCAAACCCGCCAGCGATTTTTTCAACGCTGGCATCAGCTTGGCAGCATCCTCCGCCTGACGGTACGCCACCACCGAGCTTTCCGCCAGCGCAGGTGCTGGTTTGAAAACTCCGGCCTTTTTAAAATCCGGGTTGTCCGGCGAATAGGCCCAGGCCTCGCTGGTTTCCTTGGGCTGCGGCGTCTTCCATGGCACAATGCGAATGAACAGCAGCACTTCCCGGGCTCCGGTGATGGTGATGGTATCTCCCGCCACCTCGGCTTTGCCGTCTTGGTGAACAATGCGAACAGCGGCATCATATCCGCCTTTGCCCTTGGTATAGGTGTTATGGTAAGTCACCCAATCGGCGCTGGTTTCCTGCTGCGACTGAATGAGCGCATGGTTGACGGGTGGGAACTGGAGTTCCACGGGGGCCGGGCCGTTGAGCGAGACCACGATGAGGTTGTCGGCGCGCGACACGAACATTCGCCGCTGGAACTGGCCACGGTCATCCCGCCAGCGTGTGACGACTTCGCCGGTCTGGAAGTCTTCCGTGCGCGCGTAATCCGCGATTGCGCCAGTCGCAGGCTGGCGGACGTTGACGAACAAGCCCGGATGATAAGGATCGGTTGGAATCAAGCCGGGGTAACCCTGTTCCTTGGCTTTACTGAGGAAGAACTTCATGCCCTCGCCATAGTTCTTCTCGCGAATGGTGCGCCGCAACTCCGGCACATACTGCGCCAGGTCTGGTACGATTTCACGATTACCCAACGGCAGGAACAGACGGCAATGATTGGCGATGATGGTGTCGTTGGTCGGATTCCCGAACATCATCGCCCCCATCCGCCCGTTGCCGGAAACAAAGGCGGACTCCCATTTGGTTGCTGCGTTGGTGCTGTACGAACCATGCGCTGGAATGGATTCCGCCCGCGTCAAAGACGGCAGGGTTAACAGTGCGCATAGTAAAGTGGTGAAGCGTTTCATTGAGGTTGCTTGATTTAGGGATTAGTCGGGCTGTCCAGAACTTGGATCGTGGTGGAGGGACCCAGGTCAGCGGGCGGCGCCCACGAGCGCAAGGCCCAAACGACCTGCTTGTCGCGTGTCACCTCGATGGCCTGGACTGGCGGGTTGGCGGGATCGAGTTTGCCCGACCATTGGTTGAACCAATTATTAATGATCGTGTTGCCATTCGGCAGGCGGATGGCGGTTTGCAGGTTGGATAGTTTGTAATCCGGCGCATCCGCGGGTGTCCATTCCCATACCGTTTCGCCCTGCCGATTGATCTCCCGTACAAATTTTTTATTACTGACTACCAGAACGTTTCCATTGCTGAGCGGTTTGGCCGACCAAATGCCCGGCACATCCACGGACCATAGTTCTTTGCCATCCAGAGCGTATTCGGCGGCTTTGCCCGAATCCATGTGCGCAACGAGCAGTGTGCCTGCTGGCGTCAACCGCGCTTGGCGGAACTGGCCGTGGATACCCTTGGGGTTTTTCACCGGCAGAACAAACTCGCGCTCGGGATTGCCCGTGGCTTTATTAACGACCATGAATTTCGCCGGATTCCCGTTCTGGATGAACCATACGCTGTTCGAGCCGATCGGCTGCGCTGTATGGATCTCCGTGTTGGTGGGCGCATCGAAATTCCAAACCACTTTCTTATCAGCGGTGATCTCGGTGACGCCGTATTGGTGGGCAAAGAGGATGTTTCCATTCGGGAGCAATACGGCATCGCTGATTTCACCCCGGCCCGGATGCGTGTACGACCAGGCAATCTCGCCTTTTTGCACGATGAACATGCGTTCTTCCTTCGCTTCCCCGGCATAAAAGAAATCGTGTTGTGCGAGTCCTTTGCCGGGGAGACTTGCCGGCGCGTTATTTGCGGGCGGCGCGACGGGTTGCGCAAAGACGGTGGTGAGGGCAGTCAGTATACTCAGAATGCAAACCGGCAGCGATCGTTTGGTTGTCATGTTCAATCCTGTTTCAGTGAATGGTCTTGGCATCCCACCCTCACGCTATGAACCGTCAAACCATCGCTGGTCATCACGCCGTTCATCTCCGATTGCCTTTTCCCGGCTGGCGGTGCTTATTGCACGGTGATCTTAAGCGCTACTGCGTATTCGCACGGCTTCTGTTTGGGCATCGTGACCGTCAGACCTTCCGCGTTCCGGGTCCATTTGAGTTTGCTGGGACCGCCCAGCAGCGCCACGGAGCGCAACTGTCCCGGGCCTTTGCCGTCCGCGAGTGCCCGGATCGTGACCGTCGCCTCCTCCGGCCAACCTAGCATGAAGGCATAAATGGTCTTGCCATCCTTCGATTGCGTGAACCGGATATCTTGGGCGCTGAATTTAAAGTCTTCCTTGAAATGGCCGCCATCCACCTTGGTGGCGCCTTCGCCGTACACCAGCCATGGGCGGGTCTCGTAAATTCCTTGGCTGTTGTTTTTCATCCAGGCGGCAACCTCCGCCAGCAGTTGTTCGACCTCCGGATCCAGCGCGCCATCAGGCCGTTGAACGACGTTGAGCAACAGGTTGCCGTTCTTGCTGACCACATCCACCAGCGTTTGGATCACCCACTTTGGCGAGCGATACATGGTGCCCGTATCCTTGGCCTTCCAGTTCTTATTATAAAACCAGTCCCCAATCGAAGTGTCCGTCTGCCACGGTTCCGGTTTGATGCCGGACAAGCCGCCGCGTTCAACATCCTGCACGCCGATTCCCTCGACATAATCCCCATGACCGGGCTTGGTGCGCCAGTCTTTCAGGCAATACACCGCTTCCAGTTTGCCCCGGTGAGCGGCCTGGTTGGCATTGTAATAATGGGAGAGCAGCGTGCATCCAACCTCGCCGAACGGCAGCGCACCATCGGAATAAAGCAAGTCCGGCTGATAATGATCCACCAGATCCTTGATGCGGGCAAACCACTCCTGGTGCCAGCGGGCATCGGTGCTATACCAGGCTTTGTCATCGGGCGCGGCGGGCCAATGATAGAGGTCCTGCCACTTTGGGTCTGCGCCGTCGTAAGGCACACCGGCCAGCGGGCCGTTGGTGTCGTGACCGTGGCTGGTCTGCCACCAGGTGAAACTGGCGCCCAGATGCTCGGAAACGCCAAACCGCAACCCCTGTTTGCGCGCGGCCTTTTGCCACTCCCCGACCACGTCACGCTGCGGCCCGGTTTGAACCGCATTCCACTTGTGGAATTGGGAATTCCACAGGTCAAAGTTATCGTGGTGTACCCCCATGCTGACGAAATACTTCGCCCCGGCTTTCTTGTAGAGTTTCATCAGGCGATCCGGATCCCACTTCTCGGCCTTCCAAAGCGGGATGATGTCCTTCCAGCCGTTTGTGGATGGATGACCGTAGTTGGTGAGGTGATGCTGATACTGGCCCCGCCGGTTATCCTGCGTGTAGAGATGTCGGGCATACCAGTCCCCGGCCATCGGCACGGATTGTGGTCCCCAGTGCGACCAGATGCCGAACTTGGCATCGCGAAACCAATCCGGACACGCGTAATTCGTGAGAGAATCCATCGAGGGTTTGAACGGTCCCGGTGCCACAGGACCGGGATCAGGAGTGGTCGTGGCAGAAACCGTGACGACATTCCATAATGTGACCGCCAGAAAGGCCGACCATGACATCAATGTTTTTTGCATGGCGATACTATGGCCGATTTGGCCCTGACAGGGAATGTTAATTCTTGACCACTGCATATCAGTTTTTGACTTGTACCAACCACTGCTGAAAACGATACTCAGCCCGCAAAAGAATCATTTTATTGTTATGAAGAGATACTGTTCCATGCATTGGTTCATTGGCACCCTGTTGCTGATGACTGCCACATATCTGGAGGCCGCTGCGCCCATCCAACTGCGCTGTGAATATCTGGAGAGCCCTCAAGGCATCTCGGAAACCGTTCCCCGGCTGAGTTGGCAGTTGCCGTCCGGCGAACGCGGCCAGCGGCAGACGGCGTACCAGGTGCTGGTGGCCGGCACCGAGGCCTTGCTGAAAAAGGAGCAGGGCAATATATGGGATTCCGGGAAGGTTCCCGGCGACCAATCCATCCATGTGCGCTACGCCGGCGCGGCACTAAAGGCTGGGCAGGCCTGTTATTGGAAGGTCCGCGTCTGGGATAAGGACGGCAAGCCTTCCAACTGGAGCGCCACCGCCCAATGGAACATTGGCCCGCTGCAACTTTCCGACTGGCATGCGCAATGGATTGGCTTGGACGAGGTGGTCCGCAAAGAAATCATCACCGACACCCAGTGGATTTGGTATCCCGAACGGCCTGAACCACCTGGCACCCGCTATTTCCGGCGGACGCTGATGTTGCCATCCGACCGCACCATTAAGTCTGCGCGGATATTGGTGGCGGCGGACAACCTCTCGGTCATTTACTGCAATGGCGAGCAAATCGGACGCGCCAACCATTTCAATACCGCTGCGGAATTCAATCTGGCCGGGCGGCTCAAGCCCGGAAAAAACGTGCTGGCCGCTTCCGTTCAAAATTTGGGTGATGCCCCCAATCCAGCCGGACTGTTGGTCCTGCTTAAAATCGAGTTCGCGCAGGGCGAGCCCATGGTGGTGACCACCGATGCGGCTTGGAAAAGCGCCAATACCGAAATCAGTGGCTGGGAACAAACCGCGTTTGATGACAATCAATGGGTGCTCGCGCGTATCGTCGGTCCGGTGGGCATGAAACCGTGGGGCGAAACTTCCGCTCCGGAGGATCGCCGGTTGCCCGCCCGCTGGCTGCGCAAACGATTCGAGTTGGATCGCAAAGTTCAGCGCGCCACCGTCCACCTGTCCGGGTTGGGATTATCCGAGCTGTATTTGAACGGCAGGAAAGTCGGCACCGATGTCCTGTCGCCCGGCCTGACCGAGTATCCCAAGCGGGTCTTGTACGTCACCCATGACGTGACCGACATGGTGCAGCGCGGCGATAATGCGATCGGCGTGGTCCTTGGGAACGGGCGCTTCTTTGCCCCGCGTTCCCGCTCTCCGATGACCACCGCCGTCTATGGCTATCCCAAACTGCTGCTCCAGATGCGCGTTGAATTCACGGATGGAACCGCGACCGAGATTGTCAGCGATGGTTCATGGAAACTTACCACGGAAGGGCCAATTCGCGCCAATAACGAATACGACGGCGAGGAGTATGATGCGCGGATGGAGTTGGGTGATTGGTCCAACCCCGACTACAGCGACGCAACCTGGCAACGTGTCTGGCCGGTAGCTGCACCAGAGGGAAAACTGGTGGCACAAATGATTCCACCCATTCGTGTCACGGGGGGCATCAAGCCGATGTCCGTGAAGAGTCCGCAGCCGGGAATGTATGTTTTCGATATGGGCCAGAACATGGTCGGCTGGTGCCGGTTAAAGGTCAAAGGCCCTGCTGGTACCGCAATTTCGCTGCGCCACGCCGAGGTGCTCAAGCCGGATGGCACGTTGTACCTGGACAACATCCGCGACGCCAAAGTGACCGACCGTTACACCCTTAAGGGCGAAGGCACCGAGCTGTGGGAACCGTGCTTCACCTATCACGGCTTCCGCTACGTCGAGGTGCGCGGTTGGCCGGGCATGCCCACGCTGGATTCGTTGGAAGGCCGAGTAGTGAATGATGACCTGGCCACCGCCGGCGAATGGAGTTGCTCGAATCCGTTGCTCAACCGCATTTATACCAACATTGTCTGGGGTGTGCGCGGCAATTACCGCAGCATCCCCACCGATTGCCCGCAGCGCGACGAGCGCCAGGGCTGGCTGGGGGACCGCTCCGCCGAATGCAAGGGCGAAGCCTTCCTGTTCCACAACGCCGCGCTCTACGCCAAGTGGGCCCAGGACATCGTGGACGCCCAAAAGGAAACCGGCAGCGTGCCGGATGTCGCGCCGCCGTACTGGCCCATCTACTCGGACAATGTCACCTGGCCCAGCAGCCTCATCCTGGTGCCCGGCGCGCTCTACGAGCAGTTCGGTGATCTCAAAGCCATCGAATCCGCCTATCCCGCCATGGTGAAATGGATGACGTACATGAGCGGCTTTATCACCAACAACCTCATGCCCAAGGATCGCTATGGCGATTGGTGCGTGCCGCCGGAAAATCCCAAGCTGATTCACTCCACCGATCCGGCGCGCAAAACCGCGCCCACGGTCATTGGCACCACCTACTTCCACCTGTGCAGCCGTTTGATGCAGCGGTACGCGACGCTGTTGGGCAAGACAGAAGAGGCGCAGCGTTACGGCGAACTGGCCGAGCGGTTGAAGACCGCCTTCAATAAGGAATTTTACCGGGCTGATTCGGGCTGCTACGATAACGGTTCCCAAACCGCCTGTGTGTTGCCGCTGATGTTTGAGATGGTACCCGCCGAACAGCGTGCGCGGGTATTTGGCCGCTTGGTGGATAAAATCAGCCGGGAAAGCAACGACCACGTTGGTACCGGACTGATTGGCGGACAATGGCTGATGCGCACCCTCTCGGACAATGGCCGACCCGACCTGGCCTATACTCTCGCCTCCCAGAAAACCTACCCCAGTTGGGGCTACATGGTCGAGAAAGACGCCAGCACCATCTGGGAATTATGGAATGGCGACACCGCCGATCCCGCCATGAATTCCGGCAACCACGTCATGCTGGTTGGGGATATGGTGATCTGGTATTACGAATACCTCGCTGGTATTCAAAGCGATCCGGTCCGGCCGGGGTTCAAACACATCCTTATGCGCCCGCATCTGGTGGGCGACCTGACTTGGGTCAAGGCCACGCACCGTTCGCCGTATGGATTGGTTGCCAGCCATTGGCAGAAACAGAACATCAATTTTGAATGGGCCATCACCGTGCCGCCCAACACCACCGCCACGATTTTCGTGCCCGTGCGTGCCGACACTGCCGCCATGGAAAACGGGAAACCCGCCGATCGCAACCCAGGAATGAAATTCCTGCGTATGGAATCCGGCGTCGCCGTGTATGACGTGCAACCAGGAAGCTATGCAATTAGATCGGTTCTCCCCACCAGTAGCCGACCGCAGGGAAAATAGTTTCATCCCCTTTTTGTTGCTATGCAACGCTGGGAGATTGGACGTTAACGCGGTATTTTACTTGGTGCAGATCCAGTCTTGCATTTTAGACGTGAATCCATAACTTTAAACCATGACTGAGCTTGTATTTGATGTGGTGCAGGAGGCCGACGGCGGTTATTGTGCCGAGTGCCTCTCTGAAGCGATTTTCTCACAAGGGGACAACTGGGAGGAATTACGGGGAAATGTGATGGAAGCCGTGCGCGCCTTTTATTTTGATCAGGCCAAATTACCAGACCGCGTCCGATTGCATCTGGTTCGTGACGAACTCCTGGCGACCGCATGAAGATTCCACGCGATTTAAGTGGAGCGGTTTTGGTGCAGGCGCTATGTCGTGATTGGGGATACCAAACGATCCATCAGCGTGGTAGCCATATCATTGTGCAAACCGAAACGCCCGGTCATCAGAGAATAGCTGTTCCCAATCATCCAATTTTACGAGTGGGAACACTGAACGCGATTCTTCGTGCTGTTTCAGTTCATAAAGGCGTGGATCGGCAACAGTTGCTTGACACCCTCTGAGCCATGCACGGTTGCAGACTTTGCCGCGTTGCCGCTCTGAATGGCATTTCCTCAATCGTGTATTTTTCTGGTGTCCTCTTTTTCTGCAAAAATTTTCATCACATCGTATTTCTTTCCAGTTGTCGAAAGGTGCGCTTGCGGAGTATGCTCCCATCCACTGTGAGCAAGCTATGCCCGCATTCATGTCCGCAGGAATGCCCGGGGGAAATATCCTCCAGGGCAAATGGTGGCATTTTGGTGCAACGGGAGGGGATACACGATGATTGTTAAAGATTTCCACGGTGGCCGATTCCTGATCTTGATGCTGGCGTTGTTGCTGGGCGTTGGCGCCCCGGCGGTGCGCGGGCAATTGCTTGACGCCGAGGAGGGGGTGGATCCCATCCCGCCCGAGGTCGAGCGCATGTACAAGAAGGGGCTGGATTGGCTGGTGAAGAATCAATCCTCGGATGGTGTTTGGAAAGACACGTATGGGAACAATCCCGGGGTGGTGGGGTTGGCGGTGGTGGCCATGCTGGCGCACGGGGACGATCCCAACAGCGGTCCCTATTCGGTGCCAATCAAACGCGGGTTGAGTTTTATTCTTTCGCAGCAGCAGGAAAAAAATGGATACATTGGCAATTCCATGTATAACCACGGATTCGCCACGCTGGCCTTGGCGGAAT includes these proteins:
- a CDS encoding glycoside hydrolase N-terminal domain-containing protein translates to MKRFTTLLCALLTLPSLTRAESIPAHGSYSTNAATKWESAFVSGNGRMGAMMFGNPTNDTIIANHCRLFLPLGNREIVPDLAQYVPELRRTIREKNYGEGMKFFLSKAKEQGYPGLIPTDPYHPGLFVNVRQPATGAIADYARTEDFQTGEVVTRWRDDRGQFQRRMFVSRADNLIVVSLNGPAPVELQFPPVNHALIQSQQETSADWVTYHNTYTKGKGGYDAAVRIVHQDGKAEVAGDTITITGAREVLLFIRIVPWKTPQPKETSEAWAYSPDNPDFKKAGVFKPAPALAESSVVAYRQAEDAAKLMPALKKSLAGLRDDYARLFAPHAKLHGELFNRVTLDIGGGAERTLTTETLLEIAKQEGRLPAALMEKMYDAGRYMFICSAGELLPNLHGIWNGTWKPAWSGDFTLDTNVQAAMASACSANLAELLEGYFRLMESFYPEWRINAKRTYGCRGFFSNARASNTCLLLHWGTWQGVFWTAGSGWLASFFTDYAQYTGDREFLEKRCVPLLKEIAVFYEDFLSETNQSGRVEFIPSYNPETGCGLSATMDIAVAREVLGNLITACRELKIERDNLPRWEALLKKLPDYPINQKGELAEWPDGRVVPGHRHHSQLYPCFQSFDPLFETTPELRQAAQATVRVKIAASDAGGKGNEQSSFGRIQSGVSAAYLGMPEEAYGRLQVMAVKRSMNPSLITSHEPNAGIFNTNGNGGIPQIANTMLVHSRMESVELLPALPAAWPAGAIQGLRIRGGCTVDLQWAQGKLVAATLHPERNLTLTVRYQGKSVPVRLSKGKAQTLNADLN
- a CDS encoding PQQ-binding-like beta-propeller repeat protein, giving the protein MTTKRSLPVCILSILTALTTVFAQPVAPPANNAPASLPGKGLAQHDFFYAGEAKEERMFIVQKGEIAWSYTHPGRGEISDAVLLPNGNILFAHQYGVTEITADKKVVWNFDAPTNTEIHTAQPIGSNSVWFIQNGNPAKFMVVNKATGNPEREFVLPVKNPKGIHGQFRQARLTPAGTLLVAHMDSGKAAEYALDGKELWSVDVPGIWSAKPLSNGNVLVVSNKKFVREINRQGETVWEWTPADAPDYKLSNLQTAIRLPNGNTIINNWFNQWSGKLDPANPPVQAIEVTRDKQVVWALRSWAPPADLGPSTTIQVLDSPTNP
- a CDS encoding alpha-L-fucosidase, coding for MQKTLMSWSAFLAVTLWNVVTVSATTTPDPGPVAPGPFKPSMDSLTNYACPDWFRDAKFGIWSHWGPQSVPMAGDWYARHLYTQDNRRGQYQHHLTNYGHPSTNGWKDIIPLWKAEKWDPDRLMKLYKKAGAKYFVSMGVHHDNFDLWNSQFHKWNAVQTGPQRDVVGEWQKAARKQGLRFGVSEHLGASFTWWQTSHGHDTNGPLAGVPYDGADPKWQDLYHWPAAPDDKAWYSTDARWHQEWFARIKDLVDHYQPDLLYSDGALPFGEVGCTLLSHYYNANQAAHRGKLEAVYCLKDWRTKPGHGDYVEGIGVQDVERGGLSGIKPEPWQTDTSIGDWFYNKNWKAKDTGTMYRSPKWVIQTLVDVVSKNGNLLLNVVQRPDGALDPEVEQLLAEVAAWMKNNSQGIYETRPWLVYGEGATKVDGGHFKEDFKFSAQDIRFTQSKDGKTIYAFMLGWPEEATVTIRALADGKGPGQLRSVALLGGPSKLKWTRNAEGLTVTMPKQKPCEYAVALKITVQ
- a CDS encoding family 78 glycoside hydrolase catalytic domain, which codes for MKRYCSMHWFIGTLLLMTATYLEAAAPIQLRCEYLESPQGISETVPRLSWQLPSGERGQRQTAYQVLVAGTEALLKKEQGNIWDSGKVPGDQSIHVRYAGAALKAGQACYWKVRVWDKDGKPSNWSATAQWNIGPLQLSDWHAQWIGLDEVVRKEIITDTQWIWYPERPEPPGTRYFRRTLMLPSDRTIKSARILVAADNLSVIYCNGEQIGRANHFNTAAEFNLAGRLKPGKNVLAASVQNLGDAPNPAGLLVLLKIEFAQGEPMVVTTDAAWKSANTEISGWEQTAFDDNQWVLARIVGPVGMKPWGETSAPEDRRLPARWLRKRFELDRKVQRATVHLSGLGLSELYLNGRKVGTDVLSPGLTEYPKRVLYVTHDVTDMVQRGDNAIGVVLGNGRFFAPRSRSPMTTAVYGYPKLLLQMRVEFTDGTATEIVSDGSWKLTTEGPIRANNEYDGEEYDARMELGDWSNPDYSDATWQRVWPVAAPEGKLVAQMIPPIRVTGGIKPMSVKSPQPGMYVFDMGQNMVGWCRLKVKGPAGTAISLRHAEVLKPDGTLYLDNIRDAKVTDRYTLKGEGTELWEPCFTYHGFRYVEVRGWPGMPTLDSLEGRVVNDDLATAGEWSCSNPLLNRIYTNIVWGVRGNYRSIPTDCPQRDERQGWLGDRSAECKGEAFLFHNAALYAKWAQDIVDAQKETGSVPDVAPPYWPIYSDNVTWPSSLILVPGALYEQFGDLKAIESAYPAMVKWMTYMSGFITNNLMPKDRYGDWCVPPENPKLIHSTDPARKTAPTVIGTTYFHLCSRLMQRYATLLGKTEEAQRYGELAERLKTAFNKEFYRADSGCYDNGSQTACVLPLMFEMVPAEQRARVFGRLVDKISRESNDHVGTGLIGGQWLMRTLSDNGRPDLAYTLASQKTYPSWGYMVEKDASTIWELWNGDTADPAMNSGNHVMLVGDMVIWYYEYLAGIQSDPVRPGFKHILMRPHLVGDLTWVKATHRSPYGLVASHWQKQNINFEWAITVPPNTTATIFVPVRADTAAMENGKPADRNPGMKFLRMESGVAVYDVQPGSYAIRSVLPTSSRPQGK
- a CDS encoding 2-phospho-L-lactate guanylyltransferase, whose protein sequence is MTELVFDVVQEADGGYCAECLSEAIFSQGDNWEELRGNVMEAVRAFYFDQAKLPDRVRLHLVRDELLATA
- a CDS encoding type II toxin-antitoxin system HicA family toxin, which gives rise to MKIPRDLSGAVLVQALCRDWGYQTIHQRGSHIIVQTETPGHQRIAVPNHPILRVGTLNAILRAVSVHKGVDRQQLLDTL